The nucleotide window TACTTCTCCTTGTACTTTATTTGGTCCATTTGCAACCAAATCTGCAAGAGTTGTTTGGGTAGCTCCAAATaacttaatcaaacttgaaatAGAGCGAAGATGTGAACCCTAACGAGTAGCCCCTGCTCGTTGCAAAGTGCAAAGCTGATTAGCACCTCTACCAGTCTCAAGTGCTCCAGCAACCACTAAAtctgcaatttcttcttctctgatAACTCTCAAAGCTGAATGTCTTTTTGCAgaagaatcaacaaaatttaCAATCAAACTTAGAGTTGAAAAGAATTCCCAAATATCATGCACCCCTTTAGCTGCAGCATTTAAAGTCAATTGTAAGTGATGAGCAAAACAATGAACATAATATACATATGGAcactcttcacaaaacaaagCTTGTAAACCATTAAATTCACCCTGCATGTTGCTAGCACCATCATATCCTTGCCCACGCATATTTTCTACTTGAAGATCATATTGAGTAAGAACTTTGGATATCTCATCTTTTAGAGTTTGAGAACAAGTGTTTGCCACACTAAGCACTTTGAAAAACCGTTCTCTAATAAACCCATCACAATCAACAAATCGAAGAATGATAGCCATTTGTTCCCTATTAGATACATCAACAGCTTCATCAACAAGGATACAAAATTTGGCATCTCCCACTTCTTCCCGAATCTTGGTTCTAACTTTGTTACCAAGTAtattaaaaatttgtttttgaATAATGGGAGAAGCATACTTGGCATTCCCAGGAGCATTTTGTAAGACTCTGCGAATATCTATATTCATTCTTCCAAAGAAATCCACAACCGCATTGAAATTGCCACCATTAGATGAATTAACTAATTCATCATGGCCTCTAAAAGCACATCCTTGGCTTGCCAACAACCTTACACTC belongs to Rosa chinensis cultivar Old Blush chromosome 4, RchiOBHm-V2, whole genome shotgun sequence and includes:
- the LOC112199573 gene encoding zinc finger MYM-type protein 1-like, whose protein sequence is MHKWESVRNLSKHIERVISTQSSQEVADNRLRLITTIESVRLLASQGCAFRGHDELVNSSNGGNFNAVVDFFGRMNIDIRRVLQNAPGNAKYASPIIQKQIFNILGNKVRTKIREEVGDAKFCILVDEAVDVSNREQMAIILRFVDCDGFIRERFFKVLSVANTCSQTLKDEISKVLTQYDLQVENMRGQGYDGASNMQGEFNGLQALFCEECPYVYYVHCFAHHLQLTLNAAAKGVHDIWEFFSTLSLIVNFVDSSAKRHSALRVIREEEIADLVVAGALETGRGANQLCTLQRAGATR